One window from the genome of Hydractinia symbiolongicarpus strain clone_291-10 chromosome 1, HSymV2.1, whole genome shotgun sequence encodes:
- the LOC130630928 gene encoding heterogeneous nuclear ribonucleoprotein A/B-like: MIPGFPITYYPIGGQFPTQLSDDAGKIFVGGIPADATKETLTDYFSQFGEVSDCIIMVDNITGRSRGFGFVTFLEAITVNKVLGHLKHSINGKIVDAKRAVPKGPNQGTILRAMGITSNRADRNPDCKVFVGGVAQGTTESDLEQYFQEFGKVLEVKIPKDQNTQRARGFSFVLFENADCVINATKERFHRINGKMVEVKTVQVPNKNQFDKDSDDGHMRSSPSPFLQIGQRPNYYQAYHQSYLGVNHGMSPHGFYEPPYEPSPSGSTGSAASIGSAGYGNVSAAATSGQRLDEYPYMTPLYPAMNDLSISPQYPRIKNYTAYRAPQYMPSGDQLSSSYGGLPGAPTPSSVAYHSELSSYGSSSPGYGAMGGHGMPYNPASTPQAVPSVQTFSR, translated from the exons taaaatatttGTTGGAGGAATCCCTGCTGATGCAACAAAAG AAACCCTTACTGACTATTTTTCTCAGTTTGGAGAAGTGTCAGACTGCATTATTATGGTAGATAACATTACAGGAAGATCCAG GGGTTTTGGATTTGTCACCTTCTTAGAAGCAATAACAGTAAATAAAGTCCTGGGACACTTGAAACATTCTATAAATGGAAAAATT gtTGATGCCAAGAGAGCTGTTCCTAAGGGACCTAATCAAGGCACAATACTTCGAGCTATG GGTATAACTTCAAATCGAGCTGATCGCAATCCTGATTGCAAAGTGTTTGTAGGGGGTGTGGCACAAGGTACCACTGAATCAGATTTAGAACAATATTTTCAAGAATTTGGGAAG GTCCTTGAGGTAAAAATACCTAAAGATCAAAACACTCAAAGAGCACGCG GTTTCTCAtttgtactttttgaaaatgctgattGTGTTATAAATGCTACTAAGGAACGCTTCCATCGGATTAATGGAAAAatg GTTGAAGTAAAAACTGTACAAGTTCCAAATAAAAATCAGTTTGACAAAGACAGTGATGACGGCCATATGCGCA GTTCACCTTCACCATTTCTGCAAATAGGACAGCGACCAAATTATTATCAAGCGTACCATCAAAGTTATCTAG gtGTCAACCATGGAATGAGTCCACATGGTTTTTATGAACCGCCATATGAACCATCACCAAGTGGAAGCACGGGATCGGCTG CATCAATTGGATCTGCCGGATATGGGAATGTCAGTGCAGCCGCAACTAGTGGACAACGACTTGATGAATATCCGTATATGACTCCATTATATCCTGCAATGAATG atcTTTCTATCAGCCCACAATATCCTCgaataaaaa ATTATACAGCTTATCGTGCACCCCAATACATGCCATCTGGAGATCAATTATCAAGCAGCTATGGTGGATTACCTGGAGCTCCCACACCATCTTCGGTTGCATATCACAGTGAATTATCTAGCTACGGATCCTCATCGCCAGGCTATGGGGCTATGGGTGGTCATGGGATGCCATATAATCCTGCTAGTACACCGCAAGCAGTACCTTCTGTGCAAACGTTCAGCAGATGA